The region TTTTGCCTTTCTGACCTCGCGCGTGCAGTTAAAAATGGACGCCGAGTTCCCGCGTTTCTCCCAGCGTTTGCTGGAAATGGTCGCGCCGAATTACCTTGCGCCCACGCCGTCCATGGCGATTGCCGAACTGCAACCGGACAGCGCGAAAGGCGATTTGAGCAACGGTTTTGTGGTGCCGCGCGGCACCATGATGGACAGCCAGGTGATGAAAAAGAACGGCGTCACCTGTAGCTACACCACCGCACATGATGTCACGCTGCTGCCGCTGAAAATCAGCCAGGTGGAACTGGGCGGTGTGCCCGCCGATCTGCCGCTGGCGCAGGTTGGTTTAAGCCAGCGCGGGGCGCAAAGCGCACTGCGTATTCGCCTGAGTTGCGACGGCCCGGTAAACCTCAGCCATCTTGATTTCGACCGTCTGGAGTTCTTCTTAAGCGGCCCGGATATGCAGGCGCTGAAGCTCCTCGAGCTGGTGATGGAGCATCAGGTCGGCATTCTGTGCCAGGCGAACGGGCAGAAAACCCCGCCGCTGGTGCTGGCCGACGATGCGCTGCGCCAGGAAGGGTTCAGCGCAGACCAGGCACTGCTGCCGGACGATTTGCGCAATTTTGACGGCTACCGCCTGTTGCAGGAGTACTTTGCTTTTCCGTCGCGTTTCCTGTTTATCAGCCTGCATGGCTTGCGCACGATGCTGACGCAAAGTGGCGAAGCGAAGTCCTTCGATATCATCATTCTGCTCGACAAAGCCGATGCGCAGCTTGAACGGGTGGTGGATAAGAGCCACCTCGCACTTCACTGCACGCCAGTGATTAACCTGTTCCCGAAAGTGGCGGAACGCCAGAAACTTAGCGACAGCCTGCATGAGTACCATCTGGTGGTCGATAACATCCGTCCGCTGGATTACGAGATCTACGCCGTTACCAAAATTCACGCCAGCATCGACGGTCAGCGTGATGAACAAACATTTCGCCCGTTCTGGAGTAGCTGGAGCCAGGACGAAGGTAACTACGGGGCTTACTTTTCGCTGCGCCGTGAACAGCGTGCGTTATCGGAACATGCGCAGCGTTACGGCACGCGTACCGGCTACATCGGTTCGGAAGTGTTCGCCTCGCTGGTGGATGAACAGCATGCGCCGTGGCGGGAAGAGTTACGCTACATCACCGCCGAAGTGCTGTGCACCAGCCGCGACTTGCCGCTGATGTTGCAGCAGGAGATTGGTCAGTTTGTGTTGCCGGATTCGCTGCCGGTTAAAACATTACAACTGCGCAAAGGCCCGACACCGCCGCGTCCGGCGCTGGCAGAAGGATTGAGCACCTGGCGGCTGATCAGCCAGTTGCAGATGAACTATTTAAGCCTGATGGATGGCGAAGACGGTGAAGGCGCTGCGGCGCTGCGGCAGTTGCTGGGGCTTTATACCCGGCTGGCGGAAGCACCGGTCG is a window of Enterobacter sp. R4-368 DNA encoding:
- the tssF gene encoding type VI secretion system baseplate subunit TssF, whose amino-acid sequence is MDSKLLEYYNRELAWLREMGQEFAARYPKVAGRLGMRGMDVSDPYVERLMEGFAFLTSRVQLKMDAEFPRFSQRLLEMVAPNYLAPTPSMAIAELQPDSAKGDLSNGFVVPRGTMMDSQVMKKNGVTCSYTTAHDVTLLPLKISQVELGGVPADLPLAQVGLSQRGAQSALRIRLSCDGPVNLSHLDFDRLEFFLSGPDMQALKLLELVMEHQVGILCQANGQKTPPLVLADDALRQEGFSADQALLPDDLRNFDGYRLLQEYFAFPSRFLFISLHGLRTMLTQSGEAKSFDIIILLDKADAQLERVVDKSHLALHCTPVINLFPKVAERQKLSDSLHEYHLVVDNIRPLDYEIYAVTKIHASIDGQRDEQTFRPFWSSWSQDEGNYGAYFSLRREQRALSEHAQRYGTRTGYIGSEVFASLVDEQHAPWREELRYITAEVLCTSRDLPLMLQQEIGQFVLPDSLPVKTLQLRKGPTPPRPALAEGLSTWRLISQLQMNYLSLMDGEDGEGAAALRQLLGLYTRLAEAPVARQIEGVRHCVLEPVHRRVPEPGPIVFARGIGITLTVDEQAFSGFSPYLFGSVLERVFARLVGMNSFTEFTLKSQQRGEVGYWPPRMGKRALI